In Chanodichthys erythropterus isolate Z2021 chromosome 9, ASM2448905v1, whole genome shotgun sequence, a genomic segment contains:
- the b3galt4 gene encoding beta-1,3-galactosyltransferase 4, producing MLVHSFRIFKGRIGKRGGHLGFIHYLSIIAFCISLLALLFIDVIELWLTTLGMSKERLPVVDLPHSIPPTRSEEYLLMPSIHVCQRAKPYLITLVATAPQNRKARQAIRDTWGGEVQIRGHRVMTLFIVGQPSDPVIGKELVEEAKERGDLIQGRFLDSYGNLTLKTLSMLGWARRFCPQACYLAKVDDDVLFNPSALLQYLNHSVKTTEGELTELYLGRVHIQVAPDYNPASKHFVSESISFGVVFPDYCSGTAYVLSRPALLKLSLATVAIRLPRPLPPEDVFVGICAHKAGITPTHSPLFSGGPAVPYSRCCYQTMVSVHHTKPEDMVRYWTEVHSTAPCSWLGMRTSLSVCKIRAILGTLLGRDS from the coding sequence ATGCTAGTGCATAGTTTCAGAATCTTTAAGGGTCGCATTGGGAAGCGAGGAGGCCATTTAGGGTTCATCCATTACCTCTCCATAATAGCCTTCTGTATCTCCCTGCTTGCTCTACTCTTTATTGACGTCATTGAATTGTGGCTGACCACGCTGGGCATGAGCAAAGAACGTCTTCCTGTAGTGGACCTTCCTCACAGTATTCCTCCAACCCGTTCGGAAGAGTACCTGCTTATGCCTAGCATCCACGTCTGCCAACGTGCCAAACCTTACCTCATCACTTTGGTGGCAACTGCACCTCAAAACAGAAAGGCCCGCCAGGCCATTCGTGACACCTGGGGTGGGGAAGTACAAATCAGAGGTCACCGAGTCATGACCCTCTTCATTGTCGGTCAGCCATCTGACCCAGTTATCGGCAAAGAATTGGTGGAAGAGGCAAAGGAGCGCGGGGACCTCATACAGGGTCGCTTCCTCGACTCCTACGGCAACTTGACCCTAAAAACTCTGTCTATGCTGGGCTGGGCACGCCGTTTCTGTCCACAGGCTTGCTATCTGGCGAAGGTAGATGATGATGTACTGTTCAACCCTAGTGCGCTGCTGCAGTACCTCAACCACAGCGTTAAAACGACAGAAGGCGAACTCACCGAGCTTTATCTGGGTCGTGTCCACATCCAGGTCGCACCGGACTACAATCCCGCCAGCAAACACTTTGTGTCAGAAAGCATATCCTTTGGTGTGGTCTTTCCTGATTACTGCAGCGGGACGGCGTATGTGCTTTCTCGACCAGCTTTGCTGAAACTGTCACTAGCAACTGTTGCCATACGCTTACCCAGACCATTGCCTCCAGAGGATGTGTTTGTAGGCATTTGTGCTCACAAAGCAGGCATTACACCGACCCATTCTCCGCTCTTCTCCGGAGGACCAGCTGTACCATACAGCCGTTGTTGCTACCAAACTATGGTGTCTGTCCACCATACCAAGCCAGAGGACATGGTGCGATACTGGACGGAAGTGCACTCCACTGCCCCATGCTCGTGGTTGGGTATGCGGACATCTCTTAGTGTCTGTAAAATAAGAGCAATTCTCGGGACACTGTTGGGGAGAGACTCCTGA